A section of the Fusarium falciforme chromosome 8, complete sequence genome encodes:
- a CDS encoding Zn(2)-C6 fungal-type domain-containing protein: MTMAETVIRKACDRCHAQKLSCKRYNDEPCERCVRLKTECKSSPSLRYRKQQQQQQLVDNNSNHLQGQLPPTSSTPAPTGRRSPKRRRTDSQGDASLVPPDTGTCHPLFPMSSPVWHLNQPTHLFVSAEKAVPIVPHTGVLAAASKSHVPVTPDPVLGAGDFGFTFDQLAFFPQHLSHPELPGGAVNDPHLVHPPAVFADSWDPRLAVEVYQPPQEPLPPQLQGDAAHRVDSVPSAVPPPQLHLQPLRSRSCVPEHGSSDKRSRPWTKQRPRQITLRHDADHLSPLHPEAPPIHWMAQLSDINARLLDLASALPSPQEVAQNGPSLGRPADERFRSQGFPIEDMFKLTRRLADILEKPPTDTPDRDDTRGHHSTIDGTDPGNAMFILSTYVRLLDMYQRVFSLVHAELSRADSGATFSFWKLPAVTVGSFAVESSTFLQMSLTIQLAEEFLCRLRGSTARWSGAGNAASMFAGVVDASFQAFRDREEALAKHLVELRSEIEPLLDS; this comes from the coding sequence ATGACCATGGCCGAGACGGTGATCCGCAAGGCCTGCGATCGATGTCACGCACAGAAGCTCAGCTGCAAGCGATACAACGACGAGCCGTGCGAGCGCTGCGTCCGCCTCAAGACCGAGTGCAAGTCGAGTCCTTCCCTGAGGTATAggaagcaacagcaacagcaacaactcGTCGACAACAACTCCAACCATCTTCAGGGACAACTTCCTCCCACCTCCTCAACTCCAGCTCCGACCGGACGCCGCTCTCCGAAACGCCGGAGGACCGACAGCCAAGGAGACGCGAGTCTTGTCCCACCCGACACGGGTACGTGCCATCCCCTTTTTCCTATGAGCTCACCTGTCTGGCATCTGAATCAACCGACTCACCTTTTCGTTTCTGCCGAAAAAGCAGTGCCAATAGTACCCCATACGGGCGTCCTGGCGGCGGCGTCCAAGAGTCATGTCCCCGTCACACCCGATCCCGTCCTCGGCGCTGGCGACTTTGGCTTCACCTTTGATCAGCTGGCCTTTTTCCCCCAGCATTTATCTCATCCTGAACTCCCGGGAGGAGCAGTCAACGATCCTCATCTGGTCCATCCTCCGGCCGTCTTTGCCGACTCTTGGGATCCGAGGCTCGCCGTCGAGGTTTatcaacctcctcaagagcctcttcctcctcagctTCAAGGTGACGCCGCCCACCGCGTCGACTCTGTCCCCTCTGCTGTGCCTCCACCACAGCTACACCTACAACCCTTGAGGAGCAGAAGCTGTGTACCTGAGCACGGCAGCTCTGACAAGCGCTCGCGGCCTTGGACCAAGCAACGGCCCAGGCAGATCACGCTGAGGCACGACGCTGACCATCTGTCTCCGCTGCACCCCGAAGCGCCCCCGATTCACTGGATGGCGCAGCTGTCCGACATCAACGCCCGCCTCCTGGACCTCGCGTCCGCTCTGCCCTCTCCGCAGGAAGTGGCCCAGAACGGTCCGTCACTGGGTCGTCCTGCCGACGAGAGGTTCAGGAGTCAAGGGTTCCCCATCGAGGACATGTTCAAGCTGACCCGGAGACTCGCCGACATCCTCGAGAAGCCCCCTACCGACACGCCGGACAGGGACGACACCAGGGGTCATCACTCAACCATCGACGGGACAGACCCAGGCAACGCCATGTTCATCCTCTCAACATATGTCCGTCTTCTAGACATGTATCAGAGAGTCTTCAGCCTCGTCCACGCGGAGCTATCCCGGGCAGACTCGGGCGCGACCTTTAGCTTCTGGAAACTCCCCGCCGTCACCGTGGGTTCCTTTGCCGTCGAGTCATCGACCTTTCTCCAAATGTCCCTGACGATCCAGCTGGCAGAGGAGTTCCTCTGCCGCCTGAGAGGATCAACGGCGCGCTGGTCCGGGGCTGGGAATGCGGCGTCAATGTTTGCCGGTGTTGTGGATGCATCTTTCCAGGCGTTTAGAGATCGAGAGGAGGCTTTGGCCAAGCATCTCGTTGAACTCCGCAGCGAGATTGAGCCACTATTGGACTCGTAA